A single genomic interval of Croceibacter atlanticus HTCC2559 harbors:
- a CDS encoding O-antigen ligase family protein: MKFKPLKKIAYLQLVVLHIVIAIIVTVIPVFAKVYSISVLLIFLFLILKSRNKNNEVLVAAAYFTSCEVFLRMTNGGIAYEFGKYVVIGLLLIGLFYRGASSRSGPYWLYLILLTPGILFAAMYLNPETNVRNTVLFNLTGPVCLGLSAIYCYRRSISTRRLQHIILALLLPVITMTVYLFFNTPDIGDILGSTQSNHEASGGFGPNQVATTLGIGIFVLLTRLFYIKNKFINILDLILLALVTYRGLVTFSRGGIITGLICAIAFVGIYFLRGNIKTKAFLIPRLSIIAIILASTFAFTAIKTSGLITNRYTNKDAAGRLKTDITTGRAELITSELEAFYDKPITGIGIGKIREYRYEKTKILAATHNEFSRLLSEHGILGIVILLILVLTPLLYRFKNRRNNYFYAFLLFWALTISHSSMRIAAPAFIYGLCLLNVTYETSPLRRKQTSAARLHT, encoded by the coding sequence GTGAAATTTAAACCATTAAAAAAAATAGCATATTTACAGTTAGTAGTATTACATATTGTAATAGCAATAATTGTTACGGTAATACCAGTATTTGCTAAAGTTTACTCAATTTCAGTTTTACTTATATTTTTATTTCTAATTCTAAAATCTAGAAACAAAAATAACGAGGTTTTAGTAGCTGCAGCATATTTTACATCTTGTGAAGTATTCTTGAGAATGACCAATGGTGGTATTGCTTATGAGTTTGGTAAATATGTTGTTATTGGGTTATTACTAATAGGTCTTTTTTATAGAGGAGCATCTTCTCGATCTGGCCCATATTGGTTATATCTTATCCTATTAACACCTGGAATTTTATTTGCAGCAATGTATTTAAATCCAGAAACAAATGTTAGGAATACAGTTTTATTTAATTTAACAGGACCTGTTTGTCTTGGTTTAAGCGCAATTTACTGTTATAGGCGTTCAATTAGTACGCGTAGGTTACAGCATATTATTCTTGCGCTGTTACTACCGGTAATAACTATGACCGTTTACTTATTTTTTAATACTCCAGATATTGGAGATATTTTAGGAAGTACACAATCTAATCATGAAGCTTCTGGAGGTTTCGGTCCTAACCAGGTTGCTACAACTTTAGGAATAGGAATATTTGTACTTCTTACCCGCTTATTTTATATAAAGAATAAGTTCATTAATATTTTAGATCTCATATTGCTAGCATTAGTTACATATAGAGGTTTAGTTACGTTTTCGCGTGGAGGTATAATTACAGGGTTAATTTGTGCTATAGCTTTTGTAGGTATTTATTTTTTAAGAGGAAATATAAAAACTAAAGCGTTTTTAATACCGAGGCTATCTATAATAGCTATTATACTAGCAAGTACCTTTGCTTTTACGGCTATTAAAACTTCTGGGTTAATAACGAATAGATACACAAACAAAGATGCTGCTGGTCGTTTAAAAACTGATATTACCACTGGAAGAGCAGAGCTTATTACTTCGGAACTTGAAGCGTTTTATGATAAACCAATTACTGGTATTGGTATTGGTAAAATTAGAGAGTATCGCTATGAGAAAACTAAAATTCTTGCAGCTACACATAATGAATTTAGTAGATTATTATCTGAACATGGTATTTTAGGTATTGTAATACTTCTTATTTTAGTATTAACTCCGTTACTTTACAGGTTTAAGAATAGGCGTAATAATTACTTTTATGCATTTTTGTTATTTTGGGCATTAACTATTAGTCACTCTTCAATGAGGATTGCAGCACCAGCATTTATTTATGGCCTCTGTTTATTAAATGTAACCTATGAAACATCTCCTTTACGTAGGAAACAAACTTCAGCAGCACGGTTACACACCTAG
- a CDS encoding glycosyltransferase family 2 protein, protein MKIAVVILNWNGRALLEKFLPSVVNFSKEATVYVADNASTDDSVLLITSLFPSVKIIQNAVNGGYAKGYNDALKHLNEDILILLNSDVEVTEHWLTPILTCFKSNPNVAAVQPKILDYKDKSYFEYAGAAGGYIDALGYPYCRGRIFNSLEKDHGQYNDTKEIFWASGACLAIKNDAFHEVGALDEDFFAHQEEIDLCWRIKNAGYYIVYTGQSTVYHVGGATLNSMNPKKTFFNFRNTLFALIKNVAGPKVYGFILIRLILDGIAGFKFLLEKKPKHFIAILKAHGSFYAQLPKFLKKRKALKSSIKYHQINSVVYKHFILKKQSFKEL, encoded by the coding sequence TTGAAGATTGCAGTTGTCATATTAAATTGGAACGGTAGAGCGCTCTTAGAAAAGTTCTTACCATCTGTTGTTAATTTCTCTAAAGAAGCAACTGTTTATGTGGCAGATAATGCCTCGACAGATGATTCTGTCTTATTGATAACTTCACTATTCCCTTCAGTAAAAATAATACAGAATGCTGTTAATGGCGGTTATGCTAAAGGGTATAATGATGCTTTAAAACATCTTAACGAAGATATCCTTATTCTATTAAATAGTGATGTAGAAGTGACAGAACATTGGCTCACTCCTATTTTAACTTGTTTTAAAAGCAACCCTAACGTAGCAGCGGTACAACCAAAGATATTAGATTATAAAGATAAATCTTACTTTGAATATGCAGGTGCAGCTGGTGGTTATATTGATGCTTTAGGTTATCCCTATTGTAGAGGTCGTATTTTTAATAGCTTAGAAAAAGACCACGGACAATACAATGACACTAAAGAAATATTTTGGGCAAGCGGCGCTTGCCTTGCAATTAAAAATGATGCATTTCATGAGGTAGGCGCTTTAGATGAAGACTTTTTTGCTCACCAAGAAGAAATTGATTTATGCTGGCGCATTAAAAATGCAGGATATTACATAGTTTATACTGGGCAAAGCACTGTATATCATGTTGGTGGTGCTACATTAAACAGTATGAATCCTAAGAAAACATTCTTTAACTTTAGGAATACCTTATTTGCCCTAATTAAAAACGTTGCTGGCCCTAAAGTTTATGGCTTCATCTTAATTCGTTTAATTTTAGATGGGATTGCAGGATTTAAATTTCTACTTGAAAAAAAACCAAAACATTTTATTGCTATTCTTAAAGCACACGGTAGCTTTTATGCACAACTACCAAAATTTTTAAAGAAACGAAAGGCATTAAAAAGTAGTATTAAATATCATCAAATTAACTCGGTAGTTTACAAACACTTTATTCTGAAAAAACAATCCTTTAAGGAACTATAA
- a CDS encoding LytR/AlgR family response regulator transcription factor yields the protein MNVIIIEDEKPSARRLQRMLAEIGISALTMLHSVEESIEWLSMNAHPDLVFLDIQLSDGLSFEIFDVVNLKSAIIFTTAYDEYALKAFKLNSVDYLLKPIDEDELKVAVKKFKTTFSTASSASINMSEIRQLLNVAETASYKTRFTSKVGQHIKVFNSSAIECFYSENKGTYLFNTEGRSYLVDTTIDELSTDLDPKKFFQVSRKFIVSFKAIQDIVSYSNSRLKVKLKTYNEQEIIVSRERVKEFKAWLE from the coding sequence ATGAATGTTATAATTATTGAAGATGAAAAACCATCTGCAAGGCGTTTACAACGTATGCTTGCCGAAATTGGAATCTCTGCATTAACAATGCTTCATAGTGTAGAAGAATCAATCGAGTGGTTGAGTATGAATGCACATCCAGATCTTGTGTTTTTAGATATTCAACTAAGTGATGGCTTATCTTTCGAAATTTTTGATGTGGTAAACCTTAAGAGTGCAATAATCTTTACTACGGCTTATGATGAGTATGCGTTAAAAGCATTTAAATTAAATTCTGTGGATTATTTACTTAAACCTATTGATGAAGATGAATTAAAAGTGGCAGTTAAGAAATTTAAGACAACATTTTCTACAGCATCATCGGCATCAATAAACATGTCTGAGATACGACAATTATTAAATGTTGCTGAAACTGCTTCTTATAAAACAAGATTTACGTCTAAAGTTGGTCAACATATTAAGGTATTTAACAGTTCTGCAATTGAGTGTTTTTATTCTGAAAACAAAGGAACCTATCTTTTTAATACTGAAGGAAGAAGTTATTTAGTAGACACAACAATTGATGAACTATCAACCGATTTAGATCCAAAAAAATTCTTTCAAGTTAGTAGAAAGTTTATCGTGAGTTTTAAGGCAATACAAGATATTGTTAGTTATTCTAACTCAAGGTTAAAGGTGAAACTAAAAACATACAATGAGCAAGAAATTATAGTTAGCCGAGAACGTGTAAAAGAATTTAAAGCTTGGTTAGAGTAA
- a CDS encoding glycosyltransferase: MSKSLRVLQIIDTLNAGGAERMAVQIANGLVDKTGFSGLCCTREEGVLKDSLSHKVNYLFAKKNKIIDFSALKTVLRFCKKNEITILHAHSTSYIFAIQLKILKPSLKIVWHDHFGNSEFLEERNSFLPSLVSVFYSGIISVNKSLEAWAKHNLYCKKVECINNFYSKDKCNSANVVKLKGYDEKRIVALANLRPQKDHGFLLSSFALVVKEFPDWTLHLLGSYNESSDYFNSLKILITSSGLENNVFIYGSVICVQEVLKQADIGVLSSKSEGLPLALIEYGMAGLPVITTNVGQCKDVVDQDGLVINHGDVNNFAKAFKTLIKDIELRKQLANTYYIKINKHYTANISLTKICDFYITL, encoded by the coding sequence ATGTCTAAATCTTTAAGAGTCCTTCAAATTATAGATACGTTAAATGCAGGTGGTGCAGAGCGCATGGCAGTACAAATAGCTAATGGTTTAGTTGATAAGACTGGCTTTTCAGGTCTATGCTGCACTCGTGAAGAAGGTGTGTTGAAAGATTCTTTAAGTCATAAAGTAAATTACCTTTTCGCAAAAAAAAATAAGATAATTGATTTTAGTGCATTAAAAACAGTTTTAAGGTTTTGTAAAAAGAATGAAATAACAATACTTCATGCACACTCTACCTCATACATATTTGCAATACAACTAAAAATATTAAAACCATCCCTTAAAATTGTTTGGCACGATCATTTTGGCAATTCTGAATTCTTAGAAGAAAGAAATTCTTTCCTTCCTTCCTTAGTTTCTGTTTTTTACTCAGGAATAATATCTGTGAATAAAAGCCTTGAAGCTTGGGCAAAACATAATCTATACTGTAAGAAAGTAGAATGTATAAATAACTTTTATTCAAAAGATAAATGTAACTCGGCTAATGTAGTAAAATTAAAAGGCTATGATGAGAAAAGAATAGTTGCATTGGCAAATTTAAGGCCACAAAAAGATCATGGATTTTTACTAAGCTCATTTGCTTTAGTAGTGAAAGAATTTCCTGATTGGACTTTACATTTATTAGGTAGCTATAATGAAAGTAGCGACTATTTTAATTCTCTAAAAATCTTAATAACGTCTAGTGGTCTAGAAAATAATGTATTTATTTATGGGTCTGTAATCTGTGTTCAAGAGGTCTTAAAACAAGCTGATATAGGTGTTTTGTCATCTAAAAGTGAAGGACTTCCGCTAGCCCTTATTGAGTATGGAATGGCAGGATTACCTGTTATTACAACAAATGTTGGTCAATGTAAAGATGTTGTTGATCAAGATGGTTTAGTAATTAATCATGGTGATGTTAATAATTTTGCTAAGGCCTTTAAAACTCTTATAAAAGACATTGAATTAAGGAAACAATTAGCAAACACTTATTACATTAAAATAAATAAACATTATACAGCTAATATATCTTTAACTAAAATCTGTGATTTTTACATAACACTCTAA
- a CDS encoding OmpA family protein, translating to MKKIMIIAASAAVLLSSCVSQKKYADLEAQQQETQDRLNTATVKLNSCLEEKAGATAKANALEDQVADLRRTNADLIETKGNLTTLTTKGATNLEKSLESLKEKDLQIKTLRDAVTRKDSVTLALVTSLKGALGNMADEDIEINVEKGVVYVSISDKLLFKSGSYNVTSRAKEVLGKVATVVNAKPDIEFMVEGHTDNVPIKNAVLEDNWDLSAKRATSVVRILQDEYGVPPQRMTAAGRSYYIPVASNDTAEGRAKNRRTRIVVLPKLDQFYSMVKEGMDEASKK from the coding sequence ATGAAAAAAATAATGATTATTGCTGCATCTGCAGCGGTTTTATTGTCTTCTTGTGTTTCTCAGAAGAAATATGCTGATTTAGAAGCTCAGCAACAGGAAACGCAAGACAGGTTAAATACGGCTACCGTAAAATTAAACTCTTGTTTAGAAGAAAAAGCTGGAGCAACTGCTAAGGCAAATGCTTTAGAAGATCAGGTAGCAGACTTAAGAAGAACTAATGCAGATCTTATTGAAACAAAAGGTAACTTAACTACCTTGACAACTAAAGGTGCTACAAACCTTGAAAAATCTTTAGAATCTTTAAAAGAAAAAGATTTACAGATTAAAACGTTACGTGATGCTGTTACAAGAAAAGATTCTGTAACTCTTGCATTAGTAACAAGCTTAAAAGGTGCTTTAGGTAATATGGCAGATGAAGACATTGAAATTAATGTTGAAAAAGGTGTTGTATATGTATCTATCTCAGACAAATTATTATTTAAGAGTGGTAGCTACAACGTAACTAGCCGTGCTAAAGAAGTTTTAGGTAAAGTTGCTACAGTTGTAAATGCTAAACCAGATATTGAATTTATGGTAGAAGGTCATACAGACAATGTGCCAATTAAGAATGCTGTTTTAGAAGACAACTGGGATTTAAGTGCTAAACGTGCAACAAGTGTTGTAAGAATTTTACAAGACGAGTATGGTGTGCCACCTCAGCGTATGACAGCTGCAGGACGTAGCTACTACATTCCTGTTGCTAGTAATGACACTGCAGAAGGTAGAGCTAAAAACAGAAGAACTCGTATTGTAGTACTTCCTAAATTAGACCAATTTTACAGTATGGTAAAAGAAGGTATGGATGAAGCTTCTAAGAAGTAA
- a CDS encoding sugar transferase, which produces MPKPTTIHFEISERKVLLRIFDVLLVLSSLYLVSELFDLEYFNISEEHWVWSIVLCVYLLVFSTIFELYNLQKASNLQKTVKNIFAAVSLTVLLYLFTPFYTPKLPSNRLQILVFFGIITFTLFIWRLAYIKLISAPRFFKRILVVGDSFDIELIAEALQKSDPNYQVIGYVNTDINNDEQSEFKNLVQIDVNVIDDAIKQYHINEIVVASSYTEGVMLPLYNKLITLLEDGFPIREYTQVYEEVTHRIPVQHIDKDFYKFFPFSRSNQNKFYLFYHRLFDVLVSVLGILLSTILLPFILIGNLVANRGPLFYIQERIGKNGKPFKIMKLRTMVVDAEVSGAQWAKKNDTRTTPFGKFLRRSRIDEIPQFYNIILGHMSIIGPRPERPMFVKELSSIIPFYETRHVVKPGLTGWAQVNTSYGSSYADSLEKLQYDLYYIKHRSVYLDISIVLKTLSTIIFYRGQ; this is translated from the coding sequence ATGCCTAAACCTACAACTATTCATTTCGAAATATCTGAGCGTAAAGTTTTATTAAGAATATTTGATGTTCTTTTAGTACTTTCTAGTCTTTATTTGGTTAGTGAGTTGTTTGATTTAGAGTATTTTAATATAAGTGAAGAACATTGGGTGTGGTCTATTGTACTGTGTGTTTATTTACTTGTGTTTTCTACTATATTTGAACTCTACAACCTTCAAAAAGCAAGTAATCTTCAAAAAACCGTCAAGAATATATTTGCAGCTGTTTCACTAACAGTATTACTTTATCTTTTTACTCCTTTTTATACACCTAAACTTCCTAGTAACCGATTACAAATTTTAGTGTTTTTCGGTATTATAACATTTACACTCTTTATATGGAGATTGGCTTACATAAAGTTAATTTCTGCACCTAGGTTTTTCAAACGTATTTTAGTGGTAGGCGATTCTTTTGATATAGAGCTAATTGCTGAGGCATTACAAAAAAGTGATCCTAACTATCAAGTAATTGGATATGTGAATACAGATATTAATAATGACGAACAATCAGAATTTAAAAATTTAGTTCAGATAGATGTTAACGTTATAGATGATGCCATAAAGCAATATCATATAAATGAAATTGTAGTAGCAAGTTCTTATACAGAAGGTGTAATGTTGCCGCTATATAATAAGTTAATAACTCTTCTAGAAGATGGTTTCCCTATTAGAGAATATACACAGGTATATGAAGAAGTAACTCATAGAATACCTGTACAGCATATAGATAAAGATTTTTATAAATTTTTCCCTTTTAGTAGAAGTAATCAAAATAAATTCTACTTGTTTTATCATCGCCTTTTTGATGTTCTAGTTTCAGTTTTAGGTATTTTACTATCTACTATATTATTGCCTTTTATCCTCATAGGAAATTTAGTAGCCAATCGAGGCCCTTTATTTTACATACAAGAACGTATAGGGAAAAATGGAAAGCCATTTAAGATAATGAAATTAAGAACTATGGTTGTAGATGCTGAAGTTTCTGGGGCACAATGGGCAAAAAAAAATGATACTAGAACAACTCCATTCGGAAAGTTTTTAAGACGGTCAAGAATAGATGAAATTCCTCAGTTTTATAATATTATATTAGGACACATGAGTATTATTGGTCCTAGACCAGAACGACCAATGTTTGTGAAAGAACTATCATCCATAATCCCTTTTTATGAAACTAGACACGTTGTAAAACCAGGTTTAACAGGTTGGGCCCAAGTAAATACATCTTACGGATCATCTTATGCAGACAGTCTAGAAAAACTGCAGTATGATCTTTATTATATAAAACACAGAAGTGTTTATTTAGATATAAGCATTGTACTTAAAACGTTAAGCACTATAATATTTTATAGAGGACAATAG
- a CDS encoding glycosyltransferase family 4 protein yields the protein MKHLLYVGNKLQQHGYTPSGVDVYSKKFEELGFKVTAVSSIKNKYLRLLKMFFTILRYRNSVDFILIDTYSTQNFYFAFLCGLLAKLIKIKYIPILRGGNLPQRLVKSKKLSNLLFKNAHVNIAPSKYLKDAFNVHNFNNVLYIPNSISLKDYEFTPKPIDIPKLLWVRSFVKIYNPKLAIKIFSAIKSKYPEATLCMVGPEKDGSLQNCKAYAEQLNLNVKFTGQLTKQEWRELSNNYNIFINTTNFDNTPVSVIEAMALGLPVISTNVGGLPYLINNVEDGILVPANNPTHFIDAIVSLVENPTKAQELSIHAREKVSNYDWQIVKLNWQKLFT from the coding sequence ATGAAACATCTCCTTTACGTAGGAAACAAACTTCAGCAGCACGGTTACACACCTAGTGGTGTAGATGTTTATTCTAAAAAATTTGAAGAATTAGGCTTTAAGGTAACTGCAGTTTCTTCAATAAAAAATAAATATCTAAGACTTTTAAAAATGTTTTTTACAATACTTAGATATAGAAATAGTGTTGATTTTATTTTAATAGATACCTACAGTACTCAAAATTTTTATTTTGCTTTTCTATGTGGTCTATTAGCTAAGCTTATAAAGATAAAATACATTCCTATTTTAAGAGGTGGCAACCTACCACAAAGGCTTGTAAAATCTAAAAAACTTTCTAATTTATTATTTAAAAATGCTCACGTAAATATAGCGCCATCAAAATATTTAAAAGACGCTTTTAACGTTCATAATTTTAATAATGTCTTATACATTCCTAATAGTATTTCTTTAAAAGATTATGAGTTCACTCCTAAACCAATTGATATTCCAAAATTACTTTGGGTAAGATCTTTTGTAAAAATTTACAATCCCAAACTTGCTATTAAAATTTTTAGTGCTATTAAAAGTAAATATCCAGAAGCTACACTGTGTATGGTTGGGCCAGAGAAAGATGGTAGTTTACAAAATTGCAAAGCCTATGCAGAGCAGTTAAATTTAAATGTAAAATTTACAGGGCAATTAACAAAGCAAGAATGGAGAGAGCTTTCTAATAATTATAACATCTTTATAAACACTACAAATTTTGATAATACACCAGTAAGTGTAATAGAAGCTATGGCTCTTGGTTTACCCGTAATCTCGACAAATGTTGGAGGATTACCATATTTGATAAATAATGTTGAAGATGGAATATTAGTTCCGGCTAATAATCCCACACATTTTATAGATGCAATTGTTTCCTTAGTTGAAAACCCAACAAAAGCTCAGGAATTATCAATACACGCAAGAGAAAAAGTTTCTAACTATGATTGGCAAATCGTTAAGCTTAATTGGCAAAAACTCTTTACTTAA